In Pseudobacter ginsenosidimutans, the following are encoded in one genomic region:
- a CDS encoding L-serine ammonia-lyase, whose translation MPHEAISVFDMFKIGVGPSSSHTLGPWRAAQRFLSALESRQSIFNVVSVRVLLYGSLAKTGKGHGTDIAVQLGLCGDDPVTFDVHQIQPKIKDIAAMKKLVLNGRHEIDFDPAEDIELLMTESLPFHPNAMTCLATFENGEQIAETYYSVGGGFVVQEGEEAGGAAAVQLPFPVDTADDLLHWCRKTGLAIHEVVMENENSWRSESETKAGMLNIWQVMKDCIYRGCHTQGTLPGGLNVKRRAADLNKKLLNGRTYHDYDSWLQAIRDGGQQFQYILDWVSCFALAVNEENASFGRVVTAPTNGAAGVIPAVLQYFVTFCDGYKEDRILQFMLTAAEIGSIFKKGATISAAMGGCQAEIGVSSAMAAAGLTEAQGGSQRQAMMAAEIAMEHHLGLTCDPIAGLVQIPCIERNTMGAIKAITASQLALQSTPDFARVSLDGVIRTMWDTARDMSFKYKETAEGGLAVHIPISLSEC comes from the coding sequence TTGCCACACGAAGCTATCTCAGTATTTGATATGTTCAAGATCGGTGTAGGGCCTTCAAGCTCGCATACACTGGGCCCCTGGCGTGCCGCTCAACGATTTCTCAGCGCACTTGAATCCCGTCAGTCCATTTTCAATGTAGTATCCGTTCGCGTATTGCTGTATGGTTCCCTCGCCAAAACAGGCAAGGGCCACGGTACCGATATCGCCGTTCAACTGGGTCTCTGCGGAGATGACCCGGTAACCTTCGATGTTCACCAGATCCAACCCAAGATCAAAGACATTGCAGCCATGAAAAAGCTGGTGCTGAACGGACGCCATGAAATTGATTTCGATCCCGCCGAAGATATAGAATTGCTCATGACGGAAAGCCTGCCTTTCCATCCCAATGCAATGACCTGTCTCGCCACTTTTGAAAATGGAGAACAGATCGCGGAAACTTATTATTCTGTTGGCGGCGGATTTGTTGTACAGGAAGGAGAAGAAGCCGGTGGCGCTGCAGCCGTTCAGCTTCCTTTCCCGGTGGATACTGCCGATGACCTGCTGCATTGGTGCCGCAAGACCGGTCTTGCCATTCACGAAGTAGTGATGGAAAACGAGAATAGCTGGCGCAGTGAATCGGAAACGAAAGCAGGCATGCTCAATATCTGGCAGGTGATGAAAGATTGCATCTACCGCGGTTGTCATACACAGGGTACGCTTCCCGGCGGACTGAATGTAAAGCGCCGTGCGGCAGACCTCAATAAGAAACTGCTCAACGGAAGAACTTACCACGATTACGATTCCTGGTTACAGGCCATCCGTGATGGTGGACAACAATTCCAGTACATACTTGACTGGGTGAGCTGCTTTGCACTTGCCGTGAATGAAGAGAACGCTTCTTTCGGCAGGGTAGTAACAGCCCCCACCAATGGCGCTGCCGGCGTGATCCCGGCCGTGTTACAATATTTCGTGACCTTCTGCGACGGATATAAGGAAGACAGGATCTTACAGTTCATGCTCACTGCAGCGGAGATCGGCAGCATCTTCAAGAAAGGGGCTACCATTTCTGCGGCTATGGGTGGCTGTCAGGCCGAGATCGGTGTGTCCTCCGCCATGGCTGCTGCCGGCTTAACGGAAGCGCAGGGCGGAAGCCAGCGACAGGCCATGATGGCGGCAGAGATCGCTATGGAGCACCACCTTGGCCTCACCTGCGATCCTATTGCCGGACTGGTACAGATCCCCTGCATCGAGCGCAATACCATGGGCGCTATCAAAGCTATCACTGCTTCTCAACTGGCTTTGCAGAGCACGCCGGACTTCGCACGCGTGTCTCTCGACGGTGTGATCAGAACCATGTGGGATACAGCAAGGGATATGAGTTTCAAATACAAGGAGACCGCTGAAGGCGGACTGGCTGTTCATATACCGATCAGCCTGAGTGAATGCTAA
- the dnaE gene encoding DNA polymerase III subunit alpha codes for MSKFSHLHVHTQFSLLDGAASIQSLYKKAIKDGQPAIAITDHGNMFGAFEFVSEAYKHKNDDGSLKVKPVVGCEFYVVEDRTRKTFSKEQKDERYHQVLLAKNAKGYQNLIKLTSLGYIEGMYSKYPRIDKKLIEQYHEGLIATTCCIGAYVPQTILHDGEEKAETEFKWWLDLFGEDYFIELQRHNLKEQIQINEVLLKFSLKYNVPVIATNDSHYTDQDDYNAHDILLCINTGEKKATPGFDDFVNDDAIVKERRFKFPNDQFYFKTQDEMKKLFADIPQAIDNTNMIVDRVEVLNLKKDILLPAFPLPKEFQLTDDSNLNQWEFLKHITYEGAKMRYVEITDDIRERLDFELFTIKTMGFAGYFLIVSDFIKAGRDLGVFIGPGRGSAAGSAVAYCIGITNIDPIKYNLLFERFLNPDRKSMPDIDTDFDDEGRQKVIDYVVDKYGKNQVAQIITYGTMAAKMSIKDVARALDLPLPEANALAKLVPDKPGIELGRVLKAPITAKEGEKSLEEKDQLGPDDLENVKRIREIYRGTNLNAQVLHEAERLEGSVRNTGIHAAGIIIAPKDLTELIPVCTAKDSSLWVTQIEGSIIEDAGVIKMDFLGLKTLTIIKNALRMIKENHGIDIVIDDIPLDDQKTYEIYQRADTIGTFQFESPGMQKYLRDLKPDQFADLIAMNALYRPGPLAYIPLFIDRKHGREPITYDLPEMEEYLAESYGITVYQEQVMLLAQSLAGFSKGDADVLRKAMGKKQKSVLDKMKTQFINGATAKGHPADKLEKIWTDWEAFAQYAFNKSHSTCYAFVAYQTAYLKAHYPSEYMAAVLNNAGNIEKITFFMEECKRMGLKVLGPDINESKKGFAVNKAGDIRFGLGGLKGVGEAAVDSIIAERTEKGPYSSIFDMAKRVNQRTVNKKTLESLVYAGAFDCFPELHRAQYFTIPPNDTSSGLEKIIKYGNILQAESQNASNSLFGNLSTNIEIAPPKIAPCEPWTLTDLLNKEKEVTGIFMSGHPLDHFKFELHHYGIKPLVEYNEIQNTELLMAQYAGKTLRIAGLVTDAQHRVTKTGKNFAKVVIEDYTGNAELLFWSNDYPRFSSFFQNGLNLLVTGTFSQKRSFNPDPNKPPEYEFKASEITLLETVKGKYTKQLILDIQARHLTPELIDFLEDNVKKNPGGAGLRFNIIEPKAQLKISMYSLEAKFQMNDEMTAWLREKPEVEVAVVTS; via the coding sequence ATGTCGAAATTCTCACACCTGCACGTCCATACCCAGTTCTCATTGCTCGATGGAGCCGCCTCCATCCAAAGCCTTTACAAAAAAGCCATCAAGGATGGGCAGCCCGCTATTGCCATTACGGACCACGGTAATATGTTCGGGGCTTTTGAATTTGTATCGGAAGCTTACAAGCACAAGAACGACGATGGCTCGCTCAAAGTAAAACCCGTGGTGGGCTGCGAGTTCTATGTGGTGGAAGACCGTACACGTAAAACCTTCTCCAAGGAACAAAAAGACGAACGCTACCACCAGGTACTGCTCGCAAAAAATGCAAAAGGATACCAGAACCTCATCAAGCTCACTTCCCTCGGTTATATCGAAGGTATGTACAGCAAGTATCCGCGCATCGATAAAAAACTGATCGAACAATACCACGAAGGACTTATCGCCACCACCTGCTGTATCGGCGCCTATGTACCCCAGACCATCCTGCACGATGGCGAAGAAAAAGCAGAAACGGAATTCAAATGGTGGCTGGATCTCTTCGGCGAAGATTATTTCATCGAACTGCAGCGCCATAATCTCAAAGAGCAGATCCAGATCAATGAAGTGCTGCTTAAATTCTCGCTGAAATACAATGTGCCTGTAATTGCCACCAACGACAGTCATTATACAGACCAGGACGATTACAACGCCCACGATATCCTCCTTTGTATCAACACCGGCGAAAAGAAAGCCACACCGGGCTTTGACGATTTTGTGAACGATGATGCCATAGTGAAGGAACGCCGTTTCAAATTCCCGAACGACCAGTTCTATTTCAAGACGCAGGATGAAATGAAGAAACTCTTCGCAGACATCCCACAGGCCATCGACAATACCAATATGATCGTGGACCGCGTGGAAGTACTGAACCTGAAGAAAGATATTCTTCTCCCGGCGTTCCCGCTACCCAAAGAATTCCAGCTCACAGACGACAGTAACCTGAACCAGTGGGAATTCCTGAAGCATATCACCTACGAAGGAGCAAAGATGCGCTACGTGGAGATCACCGATGATATCCGCGAAAGGCTCGACTTTGAGCTCTTCACCATCAAAACGATGGGATTCGCCGGTTACTTTTTGATCGTGAGTGATTTCATCAAAGCCGGAAGGGACCTCGGCGTATTCATCGGACCGGGCCGTGGATCGGCCGCCGGTAGCGCTGTGGCCTATTGTATCGGTATCACCAATATCGACCCCATCAAATACAACCTGCTGTTCGAGAGGTTCCTCAACCCGGATCGTAAGAGCATGCCGGATATCGATACGGACTTCGACGATGAAGGCCGCCAAAAAGTAATTGATTACGTTGTTGATAAATATGGCAAGAACCAGGTAGCGCAGATCATCACCTATGGTACCATGGCCGCCAAGATGAGTATCAAGGACGTGGCCCGCGCACTCGACCTGCCGCTTCCCGAAGCCAATGCTCTCGCAAAACTGGTTCCCGATAAACCAGGTATCGAACTGGGCCGCGTGCTGAAAGCGCCCATAACAGCAAAGGAAGGTGAGAAATCGCTGGAAGAAAAAGATCAGCTCGGACCTGATGATCTAGAAAATGTGAAACGCATCCGTGAAATATACCGGGGTACTAACCTCAATGCACAGGTGCTGCACGAAGCTGAACGTCTCGAAGGCTCCGTACGCAATACAGGTATCCATGCAGCGGGTATCATCATCGCCCCCAAAGACCTTACTGAACTGATCCCCGTGTGTACCGCCAAGGACTCCAGTCTCTGGGTTACACAGATCGAAGGCAGCATCATCGAAGATGCAGGCGTTATCAAGATGGACTTCCTGGGTCTGAAGACCCTCACCATCATCAAGAATGCCCTGCGCATGATCAAGGAGAACCACGGGATCGATATCGTGATCGACGATATCCCGCTTGATGATCAGAAAACCTACGAGATCTACCAGCGCGCTGATACCATCGGCACATTCCAGTTCGAGAGCCCCGGTATGCAGAAATACCTGCGCGACCTCAAACCTGACCAGTTCGCGGATCTGATTGCGATGAACGCCCTTTATCGCCCCGGTCCGCTCGCGTACATCCCATTGTTTATCGACCGTAAGCATGGCCGTGAGCCCATCACCTACGATCTTCCCGAAATGGAAGAATACCTCGCCGAGTCCTACGGGATCACGGTTTACCAGGAACAGGTGATGTTGCTGGCGCAAAGTCTCGCCGGCTTCTCCAAAGGTGATGCGGACGTACTGCGTAAGGCGATGGGTAAAAAGCAGAAATCGGTACTGGATAAAATGAAGACCCAGTTCATCAATGGCGCCACAGCCAAGGGCCATCCGGCCGATAAACTGGAGAAGATCTGGACAGACTGGGAAGCCTTCGCCCAATACGCGTTCAACAAATCGCACTCTACCTGTTACGCCTTCGTGGCCTACCAGACAGCCTATCTCAAAGCGCACTATCCTTCCGAATACATGGCCGCCGTTTTGAACAACGCCGGTAATATCGAAAAGATCACCTTCTTCATGGAGGAATGTAAGCGCATGGGACTGAAAGTACTCGGTCCGGACATCAATGAATCCAAAAAAGGTTTTGCCGTTAACAAGGCCGGCGATATCCGTTTCGGCCTGGGTGGGCTGAAAGGCGTGGGTGAAGCTGCGGTAGACAGCATCATTGCCGAGCGCACAGAAAAAGGTCCTTACTCTTCCATCTTCGATATGGCCAAACGCGTGAACCAGCGCACGGTGAACAAGAAAACACTTGAAAGTCTCGTATACGCTGGCGCTTTCGATTGCTTCCCCGAACTGCACCGCGCTCAATATTTCACCATCCCGCCAAACGATACCAGCTCCGGTCTGGAGAAGATCATCAAATACGGGAATATCTTACAGGCAGAGAGCCAGAATGCTTCCAACAGTCTTTTCGGCAATCTCTCCACCAATATCGAGATCGCACCACCGAAGATCGCGCCCTGCGAGCCCTGGACGCTCACAGACCTGCTCAATAAAGAAAAGGAAGTAACGGGCATCTTCATGAGCGGTCACCCGCTGGACCATTTCAAATTCGAACTGCATCATTACGGCATCAAACCACTGGTTGAATACAACGAGATCCAGAACACCGAATTGCTGATGGCTCAGTACGCCGGTAAAACACTCCGCATCGCCGGTTTAGTGACGGATGCACAGCATCGCGTGACGAAGACGGGTAAAAACTTTGCGAAAGTGGTGATCGAAGATTATACCGGTAATGCAGAGCTCCTTTTCTGGAGTAACGATTACCCGCGTTTCAGTTCATTTTTCCAGAACGGACTGAACCTTCTGGTTACAGGAACCTTTTCACAAAAACGCAGCTTCAATCCCGATCCCAACAAGCCACCTGAATACGAGTTCAAGGCATCCGAGATCACTTTGCTGGAAACTGTCAAAGGCAAATACACCAAGCAACTGATCCTCGATATCCAGGCCAGGCACCTGACGCCGGAACTGATCGATTTCCTTGAAGATAATGTTAAAAAAAATCCGGGCGGGGCAGGCCTTCGCTTCAATATCATCGAGCCAAAAGCGCAGTTGAAGATCAGCATGTACAGTCTGGAAGCGAAGTTCCAGATGAATGACGAAATGACGGCCTGGCTCAGGGAAAAGCCTGAGGTAGAGGTGGCTGTAGTGACTAGCTAG
- a CDS encoding discoidin domain-containing protein: MSCKTLYVVVFIVLLPFFVKAQTCGINNIALGKPVTVSAEQQYHVGADAVDGNVSSGWFAPGDNNYIYVDLGQSYNICKIKIIWQTDGRGKDYKAQVSTDATNWTDIFSRTNNNASTDSFAVNGNGRYVRILIATRVNNWASIEMS; this comes from the coding sequence ATGTCTTGTAAAACCTTATATGTTGTAGTCTTTATTGTACTCCTGCCATTTTTTGTGAAAGCTCAAACCTGCGGTATCAACAATATTGCCCTGGGAAAACCTGTGACAGTTTCTGCGGAGCAACAGTATCATGTTGGAGCAGATGCTGTGGATGGAAACGTTTCCTCCGGTTGGTTCGCACCAGGAGACAATAATTATATTTATGTTGACCTTGGCCAATCCTACAATATCTGCAAAATCAAAATTATCTGGCAAACAGATGGAAGAGGTAAGGATTACAAAGCGCAGGTTTCTACTGACGCCACCAACTGGACGGATATATTCTCCCGGACCAATAATAACGCCAGTACTGATTCCTTTGCTGTGAACGGAAATGGCCGGTATGTAAGGATTCTCATTGCTACACGTGTCAACAATTGGGCGAGCATCGAGATGTCTTAA
- a CDS encoding C40 family peptidase, with protein sequence MSYIVKNALLAATIALGATSCNTFKRSTTSSPAGGSTAANAKTAHPPKFIENISINSNDFKGSSGSGYMPTLIAPASNMEGVAPMAFKYAILLDVPVESITDGKLFDFIESWYGTKYRYGGNDRTGIDCSAFSQTFISSLYNVGVPRTSASQYENSRRINKGDLQEGDLVFFRTSGKKKAISHVGVYLRNNKFVHASTSSGVIINDLGDSYYARTFAGCGRVK encoded by the coding sequence ATGTCCTACATTGTGAAGAATGCATTATTGGCGGCGACGATCGCGCTGGGAGCCACCAGTTGCAACACTTTCAAGCGATCCACTACCAGTTCCCCGGCAGGCGGATCAACGGCGGCGAATGCCAAAACGGCCCATCCGCCTAAGTTCATAGAGAATATTTCCATCAACAGCAATGATTTCAAAGGCAGCAGCGGGAGTGGTTATATGCCTACCCTGATAGCTCCGGCCTCCAATATGGAAGGAGTGGCGCCGATGGCTTTCAAATACGCTATTTTGCTGGATGTTCCGGTTGAAAGTATCACTGACGGCAAATTGTTCGACTTCATCGAGAGCTGGTACGGCACCAAATACCGTTACGGAGGCAACGACCGCACAGGTATCGATTGCTCAGCTTTTTCCCAAACATTCATTTCTTCTCTTTATAATGTGGGCGTTCCCCGCACTTCAGCATCTCAATACGAAAACAGCAGGCGCATCAATAAAGGCGATCTGCAGGAAGGGGACCTGGTTTTCTTCCGCACTTCAGGAAAGAAAAAAGCGATCTCGCATGTGGGCGTTTATCTGCGTAATAATAAGTTCGTTCATGCGAGCACGTCATCAGGCGTGATCATCAATGATCTTGGTGATAGTTATTATGCGAGAACGTTTGCGGGATGCGGGAGGGTGAAGTAG
- the trxA gene encoding thioredoxin, whose product MALEFTDANFQEKVLSSDKLSVVDCWAEWCGPCRAIGPVIDDLSKEYEGRVNVGKVNVDHNPEISINYGITSIPAILFFKGGKIVDKLVGAQPKANFVKKIEQHM is encoded by the coding sequence ATGGCTTTAGAATTTACTGATGCGAACTTCCAGGAAAAGGTACTTTCTTCCGATAAACTGTCTGTAGTGGATTGCTGGGCTGAGTGGTGCGGACCCTGTCGTGCAATTGGACCCGTTATCGACGATTTATCCAAAGAATATGAAGGACGTGTGAATGTAGGTAAAGTGAATGTTGACCATAATCCTGAGATCAGCATCAACTACGGAATCACTTCTATCCCTGCGATCCTCTTCTTCAAAGGTGGAAAGATCGTAGACAAGCTGGTAGGTGCACAACCTAAAGCAAACTTCGTTAAGAAGATCGAACAGCACATGTAG
- a CDS encoding dihydrofolate reductase family protein → MRKLLMQVNMTLDGYVARPDGKTDWMWLSGERDEEGFKRVIELAESCDTILMGRKMSREFLDYWEDVVDNQPQSPMNTLAQLMVNHHKIIFSRTQKEIKGRNVTVENGDLATVVNTLKQKSGKNIMVYGGATFVSALISLNLIDEYYIFINPVAIGEGMPIFREQKILKLESATSYKNGKVLHKYLPA, encoded by the coding sequence ATGCGTAAGTTATTAATGCAGGTGAATATGACCCTCGATGGTTATGTAGCCAGACCGGATGGTAAAACAGACTGGATGTGGTTATCCGGCGAAAGGGATGAAGAAGGGTTCAAGCGTGTAATTGAACTGGCTGAAAGCTGCGACACTATTCTGATGGGAAGAAAGATGAGCAGGGAATTCTTAGACTATTGGGAAGATGTGGTAGACAACCAGCCGCAAAGCCCCATGAATACATTGGCGCAGCTGATGGTGAACCATCACAAGATCATTTTCAGCCGTACACAGAAAGAGATCAAAGGCCGCAACGTGACAGTGGAGAACGGCGATCTGGCTACTGTTGTAAATACACTGAAACAAAAATCCGGAAAAAATATCATGGTCTATGGCGGCGCAACTTTTGTAAGCGCTCTCATCAGCCTCAACCTCATTGATGAATACTATATCTTCATAAACCCTGTTGCTATCGGAGAAGGCATGCCCATTTTCAGGGAACAAAAAATTCTGAAACTGGAAAGCGCCACTTCCTATAAAAATGGAAAAGTGCTACACAAATACCTGCCTGCCTAG
- a CDS encoding DmpA family aminopeptidase gives MRKIYSAAGLCCLLLNSIAAIAQPSSPLKRARDYGLINGILPTGQWNAITDVNGVKIGHTTVLKGDSIRTGVTVIMPHTGNIFQEKVPAAVFVGNGFGKSIGTTQIVELGNIETPIALTNTLNAPIVANAIIDYTLQQKGNEEVRSVNAVVGETNDGYLNDIRGRHVTATDVRKAIDSAASGPVAEGCIGAGTGTICMGFKGGIGTSSRKLGPQQGAYTVGVLVQTNFGGILTINGAPIGRELNNYYMQKTKRHEADGSCMIIIATDAPLSARNLERLARRSFLAFGKVGSFSSNGSGDYSIAFSTHPQLRIPFSKKDKSVREIPDLENDDMSPLFLAVVEATEEAIYNSLFMATDTKGYHGNTVKAMPVEKVVELLKKYGALNQDKLP, from the coding sequence ATGAGAAAGATCTATTCCGCCGCCGGCCTCTGCTGCCTGCTCCTCAACAGCATTGCTGCCATTGCACAACCATCATCTCCGCTCAAAAGGGCCAGGGATTACGGCCTGATCAATGGCATACTCCCCACCGGCCAATGGAATGCCATCACCGATGTCAACGGTGTAAAGATTGGACATACCACTGTATTGAAAGGCGACAGTATTCGTACAGGCGTTACCGTTATCATGCCGCATACCGGCAATATTTTCCAGGAGAAAGTGCCTGCTGCTGTATTCGTGGGCAATGGCTTTGGCAAAAGCATAGGTACCACGCAGATCGTGGAGCTGGGCAATATCGAAACGCCAATTGCACTCACCAATACATTGAATGCTCCCATTGTTGCCAATGCCATCATCGATTATACACTTCAACAAAAAGGAAATGAAGAAGTGAGATCCGTAAATGCGGTGGTGGGAGAAACCAATGATGGTTATCTGAATGATATCCGAGGCAGACATGTAACGGCAACCGATGTTCGAAAAGCCATCGACAGCGCTGCTTCTGGTCCGGTTGCAGAAGGATGTATCGGAGCTGGCACCGGTACTATCTGCATGGGTTTCAAAGGCGGTATCGGCACATCTTCACGCAAGCTCGGACCTCAGCAGGGAGCTTATACTGTTGGCGTATTGGTACAAACGAATTTTGGCGGCATACTCACCATTAATGGCGCACCCATCGGCCGGGAACTCAATAACTATTACATGCAGAAAACGAAGCGTCATGAAGCAGATGGTTCCTGTATGATCATCATTGCCACTGATGCGCCGCTGAGTGCGCGTAACCTGGAAAGACTGGCCAGACGTTCTTTTCTGGCTTTTGGCAAAGTAGGATCCTTCTCCTCGAATGGCAGTGGCGATTATTCCATCGCATTTTCAACGCATCCGCAATTGCGAATTCCCTTTTCAAAAAAAGATAAATCAGTAAGAGAAATCCCTGACCTGGAGAATGATGATATGTCGCCGCTTTTCCTGGCTGTAGTGGAAGCCACGGAAGAAGCGATTTACAATTCACTGTTTATGGCCACTGACACAAAAGGATATCATGGCAATACTGTAAAAGCCATGCCAGTTGAGAAAGTGGTGGAATTGTTGAAGAAGTATGGAGCTTTAAACCAGGATAAGCTGCCATAA
- a CDS encoding NupC/NupG family nucleoside CNT transporter yields MSPVLENILRGMLGMFFLIFVCFLLSNNRRAINWKLVLIGVVAQVCFALGIQKVHFIKIIFQWLSEKFVEVINIGHKGIEFLFGNLANAEGSWAYIFAVQVLPNIIFFSALSAMFYYLGILQKVVYVFAWMLKKLGISGPESVSTAANIFLGQTEAPLMIRPFLDKLTRSEILCIMVGGMANTAGSVLAAYVGFLGGNDPDQQKFFALHMLGQSIMSAPAAIVVSKILFPQTEPYMRELKVPREKLGDNFLDAISLGTTDGMKLAVNVGAMLIVFTALMYFANWILGSIGSWTNLNSTIAAATNGRYESLSLQMLLGYIFSPVAWLIGVDSREMIPVGQLLGEKTILNEFVAYISFGQMKTAGVISDPKSILITTYALCGFANFASIGIQIGGISQLAPNQRRNLTELGVKALIGGTIACLMCGCIAGALM; encoded by the coding sequence ATGAGTCCTGTACTGGAAAATATTCTCCGCGGCATGCTTGGCATGTTCTTCCTCATTTTCGTATGCTTCCTTCTCAGTAACAATCGCAGGGCTATCAACTGGAAACTGGTATTGATAGGTGTTGTAGCACAGGTCTGTTTTGCACTGGGCATCCAGAAAGTGCATTTCATTAAGATCATCTTCCAGTGGCTCTCAGAGAAATTTGTTGAAGTGATCAATATCGGTCACAAGGGAATTGAATTCCTCTTCGGAAACCTCGCCAATGCAGAAGGTTCCTGGGCCTATATTTTCGCGGTGCAGGTATTGCCCAATATCATTTTCTTCTCCGCGCTCTCCGCCATGTTCTACTATCTCGGCATCCTTCAGAAAGTAGTATATGTATTTGCGTGGATGCTGAAGAAACTGGGTATTTCCGGTCCGGAAAGCGTGAGCACAGCCGCCAATATTTTTCTCGGTCAAACCGAAGCGCCGCTGATGATCCGTCCCTTCCTCGACAAACTCACACGCTCTGAAATACTTTGTATCATGGTGGGCGGTATGGCCAATACTGCCGGCAGTGTTCTGGCAGCTTATGTAGGCTTCCTTGGCGGCAATGATCCCGATCAGCAGAAATTTTTCGCATTGCATATGCTCGGACAAAGCATCATGAGCGCTCCGGCCGCCATCGTGGTATCCAAGATCTTGTTCCCTCAAACGGAGCCGTATATGCGAGAACTGAAAGTGCCGCGCGAAAAACTCGGCGACAATTTCCTGGACGCCATCTCCCTCGGCACTACAGACGGTATGAAACTGGCCGTGAATGTAGGTGCCATGCTCATCGTATTTACCGCGCTGATGTATTTCGCCAACTGGATACTGGGCAGTATCGGCTCCTGGACCAATCTCAACAGCACCATCGCGGCCGCTACCAATGGCCGTTATGAATCGCTTTCACTGCAAATGCTGCTCGGTTATATCTTCTCCCCCGTTGCCTGGCTCATTGGCGTTGACTCGCGGGAAATGATCCCCGTAGGACAACTACTGGGGGAAAAGACCATCCTCAACGAATTTGTGGCTTATATTTCATTCGGACAGATGAAAACCGCCGGCGTCATCTCTGATCCAAAGTCGATACTGATCACTACTTATGCCCTCTGCGGCTTCGCGAATTTTGCCAGTATCGGTATCCAGATCGGAGGTATCAGCCAGCTGGCGCCCAACCAGCGCAGGAACCTCACGGAGCTGGGAGTGAAAGCCCTGATCGGCGGCACCATCGCCTGCCTGATGTGCGGCTGTATCGCCGGCGCACTGATGTAA
- the mqnE gene encoding aminofutalosine synthase MqnE yields MNTSIEKLIAAETDATLRSIAEKVVRKERITPEDGLYLFEHASLPYVGALANFVRERLHGNTTYFNRNFHIEPTNVCVFACKFCSYSRLYAHREEGWELSTEQMLDIVKKYDGKPVTEVHIVGGVHPKMNLEFFADLIRKIRAHRPDLHIKGFTAVELDYMFRKAKKTIDEGMAYLHEAGLQSLPGGGAEIFDQEIREQICADKIDGEGWLAIHKAAHKLGMHSNATMLYGHIETYAHRIDHMERLRKLQDETGGFNTFIPLKFRNGDNEMSHVNELSIIEDMRLYAIARLYMDNFPHLKAYWPMLGRNNAQLSLSFGVNDIDGTIDDSTKIYSMAGSEEQTPAMSTAQLVTLIKQVKRKPVERDTLYNEIRDYSEIDIKEIETNPLLN; encoded by the coding sequence ATGAATACTTCTATCGAGAAACTAATAGCCGCCGAAACGGACGCCACCCTTCGCAGTATCGCAGAAAAGGTTGTTCGTAAGGAACGCATCACCCCGGAAGACGGCCTCTACCTTTTTGAACATGCAAGCCTCCCCTACGTTGGCGCCCTCGCCAATTTCGTAAGAGAAAGACTGCACGGAAACACTACTTATTTCAATCGCAACTTCCATATCGAACCCACCAACGTATGTGTGTTCGCCTGCAAATTCTGCTCGTACTCACGCCTCTACGCCCACCGCGAAGAAGGATGGGAACTCAGCACCGAACAAATGCTGGACATCGTAAAGAAATACGATGGTAAACCTGTTACCGAAGTTCATATCGTTGGCGGTGTTCACCCGAAAATGAACCTCGAATTCTTTGCTGACCTCATCCGCAAGATACGCGCTCATCGTCCCGATCTCCATATCAAAGGATTCACTGCCGTGGAACTGGACTATATGTTCCGCAAAGCAAAGAAGACCATCGATGAAGGCATGGCCTATCTTCATGAAGCAGGACTTCAATCGCTGCCCGGCGGTGGCGCCGAGATCTTCGATCAGGAAATCCGCGAACAGATCTGTGCCGATAAGATCGATGGCGAAGGATGGCTCGCCATTCACAAAGCTGCACACAAACTGGGCATGCACAGCAACGCTACCATGCTCTACGGTCATATCGAAACCTATGCGCATCGCATCGATCATATGGAACGCCTCCGCAAACTGCAGGACGAAACCGGCGGCTTCAACACTTTCATCCCGCTGAAATTCCGCAATGGCGACAATGAAATGAGCCATGTGAATGAACTCAGCATCATTGAAGACATGCGTCTTTACGCCATCGCACGTTTGTATATGGACAATTTCCCGCATCTCAAAGCCTACTGGCCGATGCTGGGCCGCAACAATGCGCAGCTTTCACTCAGCTTTGGTGTGAATGATATCGATGGCACCATTGATGACTCCACGAAGATCTATTCCATGGCCGGCTCTGAAGAACAAACTCCTGCCATGAGTACTGCACAACTGGTAACACTGATCAAGCAGGTGAAACGAAAACCAGTGGAGCGCGATACATTGTATAACGAGATCCGTGATTATTCTGAAATAGATATAAAGGAAATTGAAACGAATCCGTTGCTGAATTGA